The Chryseobacterium sp. 52 genome includes a region encoding these proteins:
- a CDS encoding T9SS-dependent choice-of-anchor J family protein: MKKLFLLSIVLVSQAAAAQFQVWSNSFDTPADLQGWTTHDLNNNGNGWVQGQNIYFNGTTLTYGTSGTLRYSTSLVPTGTVPNFGSENDWIISPEINLEGASGTINLAAYIGRQRTTHLNFGRDLYIYVSTPQKPVPTLADFQTMAVDGSGNDIPSPYRIVAGTLSNPFPADLTQFKENLIDISAFAGKKIYIGLWSNRKTSGNNLQNINIDEMAIYASTFLGTKDVKKKENLTQIKENPVKEFLQFQLNPSFKESMTTVNIYNMAGQKVLSASYNRSVNVVSLQAGTYIAEVSDGKTTESLKFIKK, encoded by the coding sequence ATGAAAAAACTATTTTTATTATCTATTGTATTGGTATCACAGGCTGCAGCAGCGCAGTTTCAGGTATGGAGCAATTCTTTTGATACACCCGCTGATCTTCAGGGATGGACTACCCATGACCTTAACAACAACGGAAACGGATGGGTACAGGGACAAAATATCTATTTCAACGGGACTACTCTTACTTATGGTACTTCCGGGACTCTCCGCTATTCGACAAGTCTGGTTCCCACAGGTACAGTTCCAAACTTTGGTTCTGAAAACGACTGGATCATTTCTCCAGAGATCAATCTCGAAGGAGCATCCGGTACCATTAATCTGGCAGCCTATATCGGAAGACAGAGAACAACACACCTTAATTTCGGACGTGATCTGTATATTTATGTAAGTACCCCTCAGAAGCCTGTTCCTACATTGGCAGATTTTCAGACAATGGCTGTAGATGGAAGTGGAAATGATATTCCAAGTCCATACAGAATTGTAGCAGGAACGCTCAGCAATCCTTTCCCGGCTGATCTTACCCAGTTTAAAGAAAACCTTATAGATATTTCTGCTTTTGCCGGTAAAAAAATCTACATCGGTTTGTGGTCTAACAGAAAAACGAGCGGAAACAATCTGCAGAATATTAATATTGATGAAATGGCTATTTATGCTTCAACATTTTTGGGAACAAAAGATGTCAAGAAGAAAGAAAATTTAACCCAAATAAAGGAAAACCCGGTAAAGGAATTCCTTCAGTTTCAACTTAATCCAAGCTTTAAAGAAAGTATGACGACAGTCAATATTTACAATATGGCCGGACAAAAAGTGCTTTCAGCTTCATATAACAGATCTGTCAATGTCGTTTCATTGCAGGCTGGAACATATATAGCAGAAGTTTCTGACGGAAAAACAACGGAAAGTCTGAAGTTTATCAAAAAATAA
- a CDS encoding S41 family peptidase produces MKKYFNFQLLLLFAVSIFILSCNNNDDESIPNFPEGSTESVNLWVQDSMRRYYYWADQMPAKPDYHLPVKDFFKSLLYSQDRFSFMVNTQDPSSYPRSVRNMYGFDYAVIQLANGSVVTAVKLVMKNSPAFNSGLQRGMMITKINGKTITAANAEELTSSIKDQTVIELTVGNWKNGAVTDEKSITVYYGYSFEQPLESKIFEKNGKKTGYLYVYDFPDGMTSVLNQKFAAFKAAGVQELILDLRYNYGGSVSSAAALCSLIPSGISSSSPFIIYRGNKNGGEVKRTFAQQITYDPGALDFNSLHANALNLNKVYILTSGSTASASEIVINNLKPYMQVIQVGDVTLGKDMAGFIVEDKRKPKKISWLLHPVIYKVFNANGEGAYSNGISPQITANEYTTLPLLPLGDAEETLISSALNSIYSKSAGKEALDKSVKVLFQSDTPSAAIGK; encoded by the coding sequence ATGAAGAAATATTTTAATTTTCAGTTACTGCTGCTTTTTGCGGTTTCTATTTTTATCTTATCATGCAATAATAATGATGATGAGAGCATCCCCAATTTTCCGGAAGGAAGTACAGAATCTGTAAACCTATGGGTGCAGGACAGTATGAGGCGCTATTATTACTGGGCAGATCAGATGCCTGCCAAACCGGATTATCATCTCCCTGTAAAAGATTTTTTTAAAAGTCTGTTGTATTCTCAGGACCGCTTTTCATTCATGGTGAATACCCAGGATCCTTCCTCCTATCCGCGTTCTGTCCGGAATATGTATGGTTTTGATTATGCCGTGATACAGCTGGCCAATGGGAGCGTAGTGACTGCGGTAAAACTGGTTATGAAAAACTCTCCTGCCTTTAATTCAGGTTTACAGAGAGGTATGATGATTACGAAGATCAATGGAAAAACCATCACAGCAGCCAATGCAGAAGAATTAACGTCCTCTATTAAAGATCAGACCGTCATAGAACTTACGGTTGGAAACTGGAAAAACGGAGCTGTTACCGATGAAAAAAGCATCACCGTATATTACGGTTATTCTTTTGAACAGCCTCTGGAATCTAAAATATTTGAAAAAAACGGTAAAAAAACAGGATATCTCTATGTTTATGATTTTCCGGATGGAATGACCTCTGTTTTAAATCAAAAATTTGCGGCTTTCAAAGCAGCCGGAGTACAGGAGCTGATTCTGGATCTCCGTTACAATTACGGAGGGTCAGTATCCTCAGCAGCAGCACTCTGTTCACTAATTCCATCAGGAATATCATCATCTTCACCGTTTATTATCTACAGAGGAAACAAAAACGGAGGTGAAGTAAAACGGACATTTGCCCAGCAGATCACTTACGATCCCGGTGCACTTGATTTCAATTCGCTTCATGCCAATGCCTTGAACCTGAATAAAGTCTATATTCTTACCTCAGGCAGTACAGCTTCTGCCTCTGAAATTGTGATCAATAATCTTAAACCTTATATGCAGGTTATACAGGTAGGAGATGTTACGTTGGGTAAAGATATGGCCGGATTTATTGTAGAAGATAAAAGGAAACCCAAAAAGATCTCATGGCTGCTTCATCCTGTTATTTATAAAGTATTTAATGCCAATGGGGAAGGGGCTTACAGTAATGGAATTTCTCCACAGATTACAGCCAATGAATATACTACACTGCCATTGCTTCCGTTGGGAGATGCTGAGGAAACCCTGATTTCATCTGCCTTAAACAGTATTTATTCAAAATCAGCAGGTAAAGAGGCTTTGGACAAAAGTGTTAAAGTTTTATTTCAAAGCGATACGCCTTCTGCAGCCATCGGAAAGTGA
- a CDS encoding sterol desaturase family protein, whose product MDLDWFDFSLYLKIFRQFSWLQWIVFSLLSNAFLCVFSIGLYQFIEKTCRKEQLQEQSHPVTRSDFSLCLLTIFCNSLVMLLGVFLWKANWIILDQNPSTGSAVLETIALILLMDLLMYFFHYAAHLPFVYKILHGKHHEHISTNFLSLFVLHPFETIGFGFMILALLMSYDFSVMSITFYLLINLIWGTIGHLNREFFPASFDNFFIGTTRFHNQHHLYENKNFGFYTSIWDRLFGTYRA is encoded by the coding sequence ATGGATCTTGATTGGTTTGATTTTTCATTGTATTTAAAGATATTCCGGCAGTTCTCCTGGTTACAGTGGATCGTATTCAGCCTTTTATCTAATGCCTTTTTATGTGTATTTTCAATAGGACTGTATCAGTTTATCGAAAAAACTTGTCGTAAAGAACAACTACAGGAACAGAGCCATCCTGTCACAAGATCTGATTTCTCTCTCTGTCTTCTCACCATTTTCTGCAATAGTTTAGTTATGTTACTGGGTGTTTTTTTATGGAAAGCAAACTGGATTATTCTGGATCAAAATCCTTCTACAGGTTCAGCTGTTCTGGAAACGATTGCTTTAATCCTGCTTATGGATCTTCTGATGTACTTCTTTCATTATGCTGCCCATTTGCCTTTTGTGTATAAAATATTGCATGGTAAACATCATGAACATATAAGCACTAATTTCCTAAGTCTTTTTGTATTGCATCCTTTTGAAACCATTGGTTTTGGATTTATGATTTTAGCTTTACTGATGAGTTATGATTTTTCAGTGATGTCCATTACCTTTTATCTATTAATCAATCTTATTTGGGGAACTATCGGACATTTGAACAGGGAATTCTTTCCGGCATCATTTGACAATTTTTTTATAGGAACAACCAGATTCCATAACCAACATCATTTGTATGAGAATAAAAACTTTGGTTTTTATACTTCCATCTGGGACAGGCTTTTTGGCACATACCGGGCTTAA
- a CDS encoding T9SS type A sorting domain-containing protein: MKRIYSGACILCTILGLSAQEVLWQKDIKSSTQDFLSQVTTTIDQQYLITGSSIQTQKLSTENKQNNGYDFHLVKLNQQGDQVWEKYFSGNNHDYLSASVATQEGGFLLAGTSYSGKGLDKKEDSKGGSDIWLIRLNEFGDELWQKTLGTSSDEEARSVIQSTDLGFFVAGNVQNSSKGYGSKDVLITRLDKNGKILSETILGGKGLDEVEKMIPTRDGGALLGIYSRSSDVRVPASTDKTTAANSYPVSRTQKSTENFGEGDYWIVKLNKDGKVEWEKNFGGKGDDHIRTLVLTSSGYIIGGESRSERSGNKSVGIEEGTDLWLISLNERGEEMWQKSYNFKNRDILMGMSVIQSQDSRAKNQDLTKGILLGGYTQAEGHMENEDETFWMLYLNQDGNEQWRKHVKGESRKREERLSDIKLNRDGSIILAGTSAEELGKENWKIVKLGDSQINKLIEKQDIKIYPNPVSDYAYVEIGFDFKEADIMLYDMGGRQLQSLKTKNKVTKINTQNLIQGAYLVTIKTDTNKTANAKLIKK; this comes from the coding sequence ATGAAGAGAATCTATTCTGGTGCATGTATTCTATGTACCATTCTTGGGCTTTCTGCCCAGGAAGTATTATGGCAGAAAGATATCAAATCCAGTACGCAGGATTTTCTAAGCCAGGTGACCACCACCATCGATCAGCAATACCTTATCACAGGGAGCTCGATCCAAACCCAGAAACTTTCAACAGAAAATAAACAAAACAACGGCTACGATTTTCATTTGGTAAAACTGAACCAACAGGGCGATCAGGTCTGGGAAAAATACTTCTCAGGAAATAACCATGATTACCTTTCTGCTTCCGTAGCCACACAAGAAGGCGGATTTCTGTTAGCCGGAACTTCCTATTCCGGAAAAGGACTCGATAAAAAAGAAGATTCCAAAGGCGGATCAGATATCTGGCTGATCAGACTCAATGAATTCGGGGACGAACTTTGGCAGAAAACCTTAGGAACTTCCTCAGATGAAGAAGCCAGATCTGTCATTCAAAGTACAGATCTTGGATTCTTTGTAGCAGGCAATGTTCAGAACTCTTCTAAAGGCTATGGTTCCAAAGATGTTTTAATCACCAGACTGGATAAAAACGGAAAGATTCTTTCCGAAACTATCTTAGGCGGAAAAGGATTGGATGAAGTAGAGAAAATGATTCCTACACGCGATGGCGGAGCCTTATTGGGCATTTATTCCAGAAGTTCTGACGTTCGGGTTCCTGCATCCACAGATAAGACTACTGCAGCAAACTCTTATCCCGTATCGCGTACCCAAAAATCCACCGAAAACTTCGGAGAAGGCGATTACTGGATCGTGAAGCTTAACAAAGACGGGAAAGTGGAATGGGAAAAGAACTTTGGAGGAAAAGGCGATGATCATATCAGAACACTGGTTTTAACATCATCGGGATATATCATTGGTGGAGAATCCAGATCGGAAAGATCAGGAAATAAGTCGGTGGGCATTGAAGAAGGCACAGATCTTTGGCTGATTTCATTAAACGAAAGAGGCGAAGAGATGTGGCAGAAATCCTACAATTTCAAAAACAGGGATATTTTAATGGGGATGAGTGTTATTCAGAGCCAGGATTCAAGAGCCAAGAACCAGGACCTGACCAAAGGGATTTTATTAGGTGGCTATACTCAGGCAGAAGGGCACATGGAGAATGAAGATGAAACTTTCTGGATGTTGTACCTGAACCAGGATGGAAATGAGCAATGGAGAAAACATGTCAAAGGAGAATCCAGAAAAAGAGAAGAAAGACTATCAGATATAAAACTGAACAGAGATGGCTCCATTATTCTGGCAGGAACGAGTGCAGAGGAACTTGGAAAAGAGAACTGGAAGATTGTGAAACTGGGAGACAGTCAGATTAACAAACTGATCGAAAAACAGGATATCAAGATCTATCCGAATCCGGTATCAGACTATGCTTACGTAGAAATAGGGTTTGACTTCAAGGAAGCTGATATTATGCTGTATGATATGGGCGGAAGACAGCTTCAGAGCTTGAAAACTAAGAATAAAGTAACGAAGATTAACACCCAGAATCTGATTCAGGGGGCTTATCTGGTGACGATAAAAACTGATACGAATAAAACAGCGAATGCTAAACTCATAAAGAAATAA